GCGAACACGGCGACCGGAGCAGCGAACACGCCGGGCGGGCGGGGGGTCAGGTCCAGCGGGATGTCAGTGCGCCCAGCGCGCCCAGCGCGACCGCCGCCGCGGTCGAGGTGCGCAGCACCGTGGTGCCCAGCCGGACTCCCGTGGCGCCCGCGTCGGACAGGGCGCTCAGCTCGCCGTCGGTGATACCGCCCTCCGGGCCCACCACCAGCAGCAGGTCACCAGACGCCGGCAGCCGCAGATCGGTCAGCCGGGAACCCGCACTGCCCTCCAGCACGAGCGCACACGCCGCCCGGGTGGCGAGATCTGCGAGCTGCTTCGTGGTCACCGGTTCCCGCACCGGCGGCACCCACGCGCGGCGGGCCTGCTTGGCCGCCGCCCGCACGGTGCTCTGCCACCGGGCCAGCGCCTTCGCCCCGCGCGGACCCTCCTCCCAGCGCACCACACTGCGCTCGGCCCGCCACGGCACGATCTCGTCGGCGCCGGCCTCCGTCGCCAGTTCGACCGCCAGCTCGCCGCGGTCGCCCTTGGCCAGCGCCTGCGCCACTACGACGCGCAGCGCGGGCGCCTCCTCGGTCCAGCGGCGCGCCACCGTCAGCTCCAGCACCGGATCCCGGCCAGGCCGGACCTGCGTGATCACACACTCCGCGGCCGAGCCGCGCCCGTCCGAGACGACCAGCCGCTCCCCCGCGCGCAT
The sequence above is a segment of the Amycolatopsis viridis genome. Coding sequences within it:
- a CDS encoding 16S rRNA (uracil(1498)-N(3))-methyltransferase; amino-acid sequence: MPATTPPVFLVEALPDADGLVLDGEEARHAATVRRMRAGERLVVSDGRGSAAECVITQVRPGRDPVLELTVARRWTEEAPALRVVVAQALAKGDRGELAVELATEAGADEIVPWRAERSVVRWEEGPRGAKALARWQSTVRAAAKQARRAWVPPVREPVTTKQLADLATRAACALVLEGSAGSRLTDLRLPASGDLLLVVGPEGGITDGELSALSDAGATGVRLGTTVLRTSTAAAVALGALGALTSRWT